The DNA window gtatttttgttgacttttccttattgaggtagaaattcaaattattttctttttttaggtaaatacataaatctctcttttttttatggCTTGTTAATGCTGCCATTTTGATCATGAAAAAGAGTAGTGTAATTTACCCTATATATTTGTTTGTTGAGTGTAGCAGCTTCTCAAGTCCCTTTGCCGTGGAGCTTAGTGCTCCTACTCATTGGTCTGTTTTAGGTTCTGAATTCTGATTGAGCTGATAATTTATGCTCCAATTTAGATCTCATAGACTCCCAAAGTGAGAGTTCAACTTCAATGATGAAtgtaggccatgtttggttcgtAGAATTAAATAGCATGGAATAGAATGTTTGGCCATTCTATTAAATCTTCCAACCCTTTGTAAACAATTTGTTTGGCCATCCAAAATTTCTTTATAGGTAGACACAATCGACCAAGTCTGGAATAGGCACACCAATCTTACACGGAAACTTATCAAGTTCTAAATTTCGGTGTTCTGTTTCCGTTTCAGAAAATGCTTCAGATTGAAATTTTtctaactttatatttataacatattctagtaaaatattattttccctCTGTTCTCCGATTACCATTtctgtttccgtgcaacataaaGGCGCACAAATTCTTGTTCGACACTTCCCTTGCTTGTGGTATTGTACATGATACTGTAACAAACGGGTAACTATGTGAAGACTAGAAAGTaaagtttatataaaaaagGAGAAAGGAACGTCCCATGCTATTGCTGTGTATATATCATCTGCAAACTACATAGGCTTGTTCATCACAAAATTACATTCTTCTGCTGTCTCGCTATGGCTGCATAATTGACAGGGTCCAAGAAAGAAGATTCTCCTTGCTCTCATGCTACGCATAAAACGGCAGATATCTCTACGAACGCGACATTAAATGGCTGCTTTCTAGGAAGGGATTCTCTGCTGGATCGGATGCATCCATATGATTGCTAAATTGTTTTTTCTGGATGTCAATAGAGTGTTTGTGACTACCTTTGCTAGTAAAGAATGTACATGTTTATGtggataaaaaaatgaatgctGGTGGATTATTGATAAATTAAGTAGGATAAGAtgattaattgaaattttaatgttGTGTTAGGGATTGGAAATCTTTTAGTTTTTGTAGATCATGTATGGAGATCTTTTATGCTGGCATTTGTATTGGCCTCTGCATTTTGGtgaaaaattatcaattgtATCAGAATACTATTTACATATATGTATTGTAAGTATATTTACAGAGGTGTGTAATAGAATCCGAACACTGTCAAGTTCGAGTTTGACTTGACACTAAAATTTAAAGATTGAAACTCAGACTCAAACTCAATATTTTAGGAGTTCGAACTCGAAGTTGGTAACTAAGGTTGgagttttattgaatttatCTGTATAAAAAGTTTTAAAGTCAAATTTTAGTATAAAAGTAAAGGTATTgttgtaaatatttataattgtaaGAGATAAAAGAgtaaattaatcaaaactaGATTAGGTTCGCAAGTTAGTCGAGTCGAATATTTTGATTAGTTGAATTAACTTGATTAAATCCGAATGGAGCAACTTGCTAATTAATTTGACTCAATTACATTATTATGTATATATCTATTTTCTAGTTCTTTGGGGAGAAACTAGGGAATAGTTGCTTTCACTTTAGCACACAATTAATCATATCCTGTCGATTTCAAAGAATCTGAATGAGTCGGATCCGAATTTCAGAATGCAAACGCCAACCAACATCAATGTTCTTCGAATGtacatcaaaatattttaacagAAAAAATACTAGGTTTCGAGGAAGACGGTTTCACGTTTGTTGCGCAATCTTTTCCGTTCCTAGAAGCCAAAGCAGCCAGAAATTTGTCATTAGACCGCCTACCGGCAGCTGCAGCAGCAGCAGATGAACCCTTGCCGCATTCGTGGTCAGCCGGAAACCGATGCTTCAAACAAACCTTCAAACTACAAGTCTTACAAACACATGTATTAGAAAACGTCAAAACCTCCTTACACCGTCTAACACAACATGtagctttcttcttcttcttcgcgTCGCAGTCTCCAGACCCGACATGCTTCTCCAATATGGCCTTCTCGTCGTTTTCGTCGCGCCCCGTGGTCTCAATGGACGTCGAACAGATTTCGCAAACGATCACTTTTCTGCTGTTGAGATCAGGTACAGGGCAATCGTGAGACTTGTACGATCGATGGTCAAGGCAGAACACctacaaatcaaaatatttcgaTATCAGAAAACACGAAAAACAAATTTATCGTTTTCGAACGATTATGATCGGTGATTATGCATACGTTTCGACAGCGGTTGCATCGGAACGGCAGAAAATCGAGCTGATAACATTCGGAATGCTGGCAGTGTTTTCCGAGGTCAGGAAAAGCTTCTGTTCCTCCTGTCATGTAATTTGTTTTgttagataataaatataaaatttggattaGATAAAGTTTTGAAGAACAATgaagaaaatttaataatgaTGTGAAGGTTTTAATATATGTAAAGGATTATAAAGAAGTTGGCTTGGCGTCTAAGACACAGGCCAGCCTGACTTCTTCCTTAGGTTTTCTATTATGTAAGATTATCTAGATTGTTGTAGA is part of the Mercurialis annua linkage group LG3, ddMerAnnu1.2, whole genome shotgun sequence genome and encodes:
- the LOC126671513 gene encoding zinc finger AN1 domain-containing stress-associated protein 12, with amino-acid sequence MTGGTEAFPDLGKHCQHSECYQLDFLPFRCNRCRNVFCLDHRSYKSHDCPVPDLNSRKVIVCEICSTSIETTGRDENDEKAILEKHVGSGDCDAKKKKKATCCVRRCKEVLTFSNTCVCKTCSLKVCLKHRFPADHECGKGSSAAAAAAGRRSNDKFLAALASRNGKDCATNVKPSSSKPSIFSVKIF